A genomic region of Ochotona princeps isolate mOchPri1 chromosome 17, mOchPri1.hap1, whole genome shotgun sequence contains the following coding sequences:
- the CAMKK1 gene encoding calcium/calmodulin-dependent protein kinase kinase 1, whose amino-acid sequence MEGGPAVCCQDPRTELVDRVAAIDVACLEEPDSGPEPVRTGMAPPPRPRAASVIPGNTSRPLPARPSLSTRKFSLQERPAGSCLEARAGPYATGPASHISPRTWRRPTIESHHVAISDAEDCVQLNQYKLQSEIGKGAYGVVRLVYNENEDRHYAMKVLSKKKLLKQYGFPRRPPPRGSQAAQGGPGKQLLPLERVYQEIAILKKLDHVNVVKLIEVLDDPAEDNLYLVFDLLRKGPVMEVPCDKPFPEEQARLYLRDIVLGLEYLHYQKIVHRDIKPSNLLLGDDGHVKIADFGVSNQFEGSDARLSSTAGTPAFMAPEAISDSGQSFSGKALDVWATGITLYCFVYGKCPFIDDYILALHRKIKNEAVVFPDQPEVSEELKDLILKMLDKNPETRIGVPDIKLHPWVTRNGEEPLPSEEEHCSVVEVTEEEVKNSVKVIPSWTTVILVKSMLRKRSFGNPFESQTRREERSMSAPGSLLPKEACGEGGRSSELPGVQEDEAAS is encoded by the exons ATGGAGGGAGGTCCTGCCGTCTGCTGCCAGGACCCCCGAACAGAACTGGTGGACCGAGTGGCCGCCATCGATGTGGCCTGCCTAGAAGAGCCGGATAGTGGCCCTGAGCCAGTCAGGACCGGTATGGCGCCTCCACCACGGCCCAGGGCAGCCTCCGTGATCCCTGGCAACACCTCAAGACCCCTGCCTGCCCGGCCCAGCCTCTCCACCAGGAAGTTCTCACTGCAGGAGCGGCCAGCTGGAAGCTGCCTGGAGGCCCGGGCCGGGCCCTACGCAACAGGGCCTGCCAGCCACATCTCCCCACGGACCTGGCGGAGGCCCACCATTGAGTCCCACCATGTGGCCATCTCAGACGCGGAG GACTGTGTGCAGCTGAACCAGTACAAGCTGCAGAGTGAGATAGGCAAG GGGGCCTACGGCGTGGTGAGGCTGGTGTACAATGAAAATGAGGACAGACACTAT GCAATGAAGGTTCTTTCCAAGAAGAAATTGCTAAAGCAGTATGGCTTTCCAC GTCGTCCGCCCCCAAGAGGGTCCCAGGCTGCCCAGGGTGGCCCGGGCAAGCAGCTACTGCCACTGGAGCGCGTGTACCAGGAGATCGCCATCCTGAAGAAGCTGGACCATGTGAATGTCGTCAAACTGATTGAg GTCCTGGACGATCCAGCTGAGGACAACCTATATTTGG TGTTTGACCTCCTGAGAAAGGG ACCTGTCATGGAAGTGCCCTGCGACAAGCCTTTTCCCGAAGAGCAAGCCCGCCTGTACCTGCGGGACATCGTGCTGGGCCTGGAGTACT TGCACTACCAGAAGATTGTCCACAGGGACATCAAGCCATCCAACCTGCTGCTGGGGGATGACGGGCACGTGAAGATCGCCGACTTTGGCGTCAGCAACCAGTTCGAGGGCAGCGATGCGAGGCTGTCCAGCACGGCTGGGACCCCGGCGTTTATGGCCCCCGAGGCCATTTCTGATTCTGGCCAGAGCTTCAGTGGGAAG GCCTTGGACGTGTGGGCCACCGGCATCACTCTGTACTGCTTTGTTTATGGGAAG TGCCCGTTCATTGATGATTACATCCTGGCCCTGCACAGGAAGATCAAGAACGAAGCTGTGGTGTTTCCCGACCA GCCAGAGGTCAGCGAGGAACTCAAGGACCTGATCCTGAAGATGCTGGACAAGAACCCTGAAACTAGAATCGGGGTGCCAGACATCAAA TTACACCCCTGGGTGACGAGGAATGGGGAGGAGCCTCTGCCCTCAGAGGAGGAACATTGCAGTGTGGTGGAGGTGACCGAGGAGGAGGTTAAGAACTCGGTCAAGGTCATCCCCAGCTGGACCACGGTG ATCCTGGTCAAGTCCATGCTGAGAAAGCGTTCCTTTGGGAACCCATTTGAGTCGCAAACGCGGAGGGAAGAGCGCTCCATGTCAGCTCCGGGAAGCCTGCTACC GAAAGAGGCATGTGGTGAAGGAGGCAGGAGCTCGGAGCTGCCCGGCGTCCAGGAAGACGAGGCTGCATCCTGA
- the P2RX1 gene encoding P2X purinoceptor 1, with the protein MARRLQLVQEELAAFFFEYDTPRMVLVRNKKVGVIFRLIQLLVLAYVVGWVFVYEKGYQTSSSGLISSVSVKLKGLAVTPFLDSSAQVWDVADYVFPAQGDSSFVVMTNFIVTLRQTQRHCAEHPEGGTCKDDSGCTPGKAERNAQGIRSGRCVAFNDSVQTCEIFGWCPVEVDDHIPRPALLQEAENFTLFIKNSISFPRFKVNRRNLVEEVNKSYIKTCLYHKTAHPLCPVFNLGYVVRESGLNFSSLAEEGGVVGITIDWDCDLDWHVRHCKPVYEFHGLYEEKSLSSGFNFRFARHFMENGTNHRHLFKVFGIRFDILVNGKAGKFDIIPTMTTIGSGIGIFGVATVLCDLLLLHILPKRHYYKQKKFKYAEDMGPEAGAGDPAATGSTLVLQENMKTS; encoded by the exons ATGGCACGGCGGCTCCAGCTTGTCCAAGAAGAGCTGGCCGCCTTCTTCTTCGAGTATGACACACCTCGCATGGTGCTGGTGCGCAACAAGAAAGTGGGCGTCATCTTTCGCCTCATCCAACTCCTGGTCCTGGCCTATGTCGTGGG GTGGGTGTTCGTCTACGAGAAGGGCTACCAAACCTCATCAAGTGGCCTCATCAGCAGCGTGTCTGTGAAGCTCAAGGGCCTGGCCGTGACTCCATTCCTAGATTCCAGTGCTCAGGTCTGGGATGTGGCTGACTACGTCTTCCCAGCACAG GGGGACAGCTCCTTTGTGGTCATGACCAATTTCATCGTCACACTGAGGCAGACTCAGCGGCACTGTGCAGAG cacCCGGAAGGGGGTACCTGCAAAGATGACAGTGGCTGcacccctgggaaggcagagaggaatgCTCAAG GCATCCGCTCAGGCAGGTGTGTGGCCTTCAACGACAGCGTGCAGACCTGTGAGATCTTTGGCTGGTGTCCCGTGGAGGTGGACGACCACATCCCCCG CCCCGCCCTTCTCCAAGAGGCCGAGAACTTCACTCTGTTCATCAAGAACAGCATCAGCTTTCCACGCTTCAAGGTCAACAG GCGTAACCTGGTGGAGGAGGTGAACAAGAGCTACATAAAGACCTGCCTGTACCACAAGACTGCGcaccctctgtgccctgtgttcaaTCTCGGTTACGTGGTGCGAGAGTCGGGCCTGAATTTCAGCAGCCTGGCAGAGGAG GGTGGAGTGGTTGGCATCACCATCGACTGGGACTGTGACCTGGACTGGCACGTGCGACACTGCAAACCTGTCTATGAGTTCCATGGACTGTATGAGGAGAAAAGTCTGTCCTCTGGCTTCAACTTCAG GTTCGCCAGGCACTTCATGGAGAACGGAACCAACCACCGCCACCTCTTCAAAGTGTTTGGGATTCGCTTTGACATCCTGGTGAATGGCAAG GCCGGCAAGTTTGATATCATCCCTACTATGACCACCATCGGCTCCGGCATTGGCATCTTCGGGGTG GCCACCGTTCTCTGTGACTTGCTTCTGCTCCACATCCTGCCCAAGAGGCACTACTACAAGCAAAAGAAGTTCAAGTATGCAGAGGACATGGGGCCAGAGGCG GGGGcgggggaccctgcagccaccgGCTCCACCTTGGTCCTGCAGGAGAACATGAAGACGTCCTGA